The genomic DNA CCTTGAGCTGCGCGCGCAGGAACGGCTCGCACGCGGAGACCTCGTCGGGCTCGGGGTTGCGGTTGCTCGGGGGGCGGCACTTCACCACGTTGCAGATGTAGATGTCGTCGCGGCGGTAGCCCATCGCCTCGATCATCTTCGTGAGCAACTGGCCCGCCGCGCCCACGAAGGGCACCCCCTGCAAGTCCTCGCTCTCGCCCGGACCCTCGCCCACGAAGACGAGCTCCGCGCGCGGATTGCCCGAACCGAAGACGATGTTCTTGCGGCCCGTGCACAGCTTGCACCGGCGGCAGTCCCCCAACTCGCGGCGGATCTCGTCCAACGTGGGCCGTTCGCCTCCCGGCAGCGGGCCCGTGGAGGGCCGCGCCTGGGCGGAGACGTTCGGGAGCACCAGCGGCGCCGCGACGGGGGCCGGAGGTGGGACTCGCGCGGGCGCGGGCCGCTCGACGACGGGCGCCGGGGAAGCGGGGGCGGAAGGAACAGGCCGTACGGCGGCAGGGGGACGTGGAAGACGCATGGCGCGCGCTTCGGCCGCCAGACGTGCGTCCATCTGCAGGAACCGGCCCCCGTCCTCCTCCTGCCAGAGAAGGTGGCGGCGCAGATCCTCCAGCACTTCGCTCAACACCTGCGAGGTTTCGAGGGCTTCGCTCACGATGGATAGGGTCTACGGGTCCG from Melittangium boletus DSM 14713 includes the following:
- a CDS encoding uracil-DNA glycosylase, whose protein sequence is MVSEALETSQVLSEVLEDLRRHLLWQEEDGGRFLQMDARLAAEARAMRLPRPPAAVRPVPSAPASPAPVVERPAPARVPPPAPVAAPLVLPNVSAQARPSTGPLPGGERPTLDEIRRELGDCRRCKLCTGRKNIVFGSGNPRAELVFVGEGPGESEDLQGVPFVGAAGQLLTKMIEAMGYRRDDIYICNVVKCRPPSNRNPEPDEVSACEPFLRAQLKAIQPKAIVALGKFAAQTLLRDSTPITRLRGTWREYEGIQLMPTFHPAYLLRQPAEKRKAWEDLQQVMKFFGKPTGQRG